From a single Arthrobacter sp. SLBN-112 genomic region:
- a CDS encoding OsmC family protein, with amino-acid sequence MSLDEHRYALTVQWTGNRGDGTSSYRAYSRDHDVLIPGLPVLKGSADPTFHGDRERYNPEQLLLAALAQCHMLSYLHVAVKHGVVVTDYRDEATGLMRLNRDGSGQFERVVLHPHVTVADPGQAGLAASLHHEANQVCFIARSVNFPVEHQPVTVAA; translated from the coding sequence GTGAGCCTTGATGAGCACCGGTATGCGCTGACAGTCCAGTGGACAGGCAACCGGGGTGACGGCACCTCGTCCTATCGGGCCTATTCCCGGGACCACGACGTGCTCATTCCGGGCCTGCCGGTCCTTAAGGGCTCGGCGGACCCGACATTCCACGGGGACCGGGAACGCTACAACCCCGAGCAGCTCCTGCTGGCTGCGCTGGCGCAGTGCCACATGCTGTCCTATCTGCATGTGGCCGTGAAGCACGGCGTGGTAGTCACCGATTACCGGGACGAGGCAACCGGGCTGATGCGGCTGAACCGGGACGGCAGCGGCCAGTTCGAGCGGGTGGTGCTGCATCCGCACGTGACGGTGGCCGATCCCGGGCAGGCCGGCCTGGCGGCGTCCCTGCACCACGAGGCGAACCAAGTCTGCTTCATCGCGCGCAGCGTGAATTTCCCGGTGGAGCACCAACCGGTGACGGTGGCGGCTTAG